The genome window CGTTCGCGAGGACCGACTTGCGCTGCTTGAGCGCGGCGAAATCTTCAACCCCGATTTCCTGAGAGTCATCACGCCGTTCAGCACCTTCCGGTTCATGGACTGGATGATGACCAATTCGCTCTATCGGGCGGACGGCATCGCACTCAAATGGCGGACGCCGGGAGGATTTGACGTCGCGTCCCCGTTGCCGCTCGATTGGGCCAATCGCCCCGAGATGTCGGACTCACATTGGGATCGCGGCGTGCCTGCCGAAGCAATGGTCGAGCTGGCCAACCGGACGGGAGCCAACCCCTGGTTCAACATGCCGATCAATGCGAGCGACGACTACGTCCGAAACTTTGCCCAACTCGTTCGGGCGCGGCTCAGGCTTGGCGCGTTAATCCGTGTCGAACTGTCCAATGAGGTGTGGAACTGGGCCTTCGTTCAGTCGAAATATGCCGAGGCACGCGCGAAGGACAAATGGGGACCCCGCGGCCACTGGATGGAATGGTATGGCCAGCGCGCCGCGGAGGTCGGCAGCATCTGGAACCGTACCTTCGGCGAGCCCGCCACCGGCAATGGCGGTCGTAACCGGGTGCGGATCGTCTATAATACACAGCAGATGTACAAGGGGCTCGAAACGCCTGGCCTGCTCACGCCGAATTGGAAAGGGCGAGACGGGAAGGCGATCCGCGCGGCTGACTATTTCGACGACTATGCCATCACCGGCTATTACGGCGCTGGCATTTCCGAACCTGCAAACGTGGGCAGGGTGATGGGTTGGTGGGGTGAGCCTGACGGCGGATATGCCTCGGCCTTGCGCGCGATCCGCAAGGACATCGAGGCAAGGGCAAAGCCGCTGTATCTCTATCATGCGCAGCGCGCCAAGGAGTATGGTCTCGACCTCGTGACCTACGAAAGCGGCTATGGCGAGCGGACGCCGGACAGCCAGGCCAGCAATCAGGCCTACACCGATTTCATGATTGCCGTGCAGCGACGGCCCGAGATCTACGCCATCGAGCTGGCCAATTACCGCGCGTTCCAGGTCGCGGGCGGCAAGCTGTTCATGAATTTCGGGATTGTCGGCAAGCCGTCGCGATGGGGGAGCTGGTCAGCACTCGAGGCCATCGATCAGCCGAGCTCGCCGCGCTACCGGGCCTTGTTGCAGATGATCGCGTTGAGCGGTGCGAAACCGGTCACAAGGGAGCGCCCGCCTGCCCGCGAGCCCCTTCTCAAACCGGTGGCCAAGTCATAGGCGTGGCTGCGCTGGCGGGTCCGGCGCATGCAAGTTCCGACAGTGGGTGGTGCGTATTGATGACGAAGGCGAGCGAGGTCCGGCAGGTGAGCGAACCGGTACGCGCGAATCGTCCGCTGTTCGGGGTCGAGATTTCGGTCGTTGCCGAACGCGAGCTGGTGGCCGAACTGCTCGCGCCCATCCCGCGCGGCTCCGGTGCGCGGCTGGTTGCGACCATGAACCTCGACCATGTGGTCAACCTCAGGATAAACCCCGCGTTCCGCGACGCCTATCGATCGGCATGGCGGGTGACGATCGATGGCGCACCGGTGTTTGCCTACGCCAGGCTAGCGGGCGTCCGCGTGCCCGAGCGGGTGCCCGGGGCGGACTTGTTCGCCACTCTGGTGCCGATGTTCCGCCCCGGTGTGCACCGCCTGTTCTTCGTCGTCAGCTCGCCGGACGTCGTTGCGGCCATGACCGAGCTGCTCTGTCGCCAGGGCTTTGCGCGCGACGAACTGGCGTTCGACATCCCGCCGTTCGGCTTTCAGAATGACGCAGCCGCGAGCGCTTCCCTGGCGGCGCGGATCAAGGCGTTCAACGCAACTTATCTGGTGCTTGCAGTGGGCGCGCCCAAGTCCGAAATCTGGACCTGCCGCCACGCCGCCGACATCGGCGACGTCAATGTGCTATGCATCGGTGCGGCAGTCGAATTTGTCACCGGGCTCAAGCGCCGAGCGCCGCGCTGGATGCGTCGCGCGGGGCTCGAATGGCTTTGGCGCGTGGGCAGCGAACCGAAGCGGCTGTTCAAGCGCTATTTCGTCGACTCTTTCGGCTTTGCTCGGGCGATCGCGGCCGATCGACGAAGCCGTGGGCAGAGCGTGACCTGACATGCCGGTGAAGGCGGAGCCTCTCCTCACGGCTGCGCAAGCCAGGGTCGCGGTGGTGATGGTCAATTATCGCACCCCCGAGCTCGCCATCCAATCGATCCGGGCGCTGGCCGGCGAGCGGAGAGCGCTGGCGGATCTTGAAGTGATCATCGTCGATGGCGGATCGGGTGATGATTCAGCCGAGAAGCTTGCCGCCTTCGCTGTGGAGGCCGGGTTCTCCCAATGGGTGAAGGTGCTGGCGCTGCCGATCAACGGCGGCTTCGGCTGGGCCAATAACCAGGCGATGCTGCGGCTGCTGGCGCGACCCGACCCGCCCGAATTCATCCACTTGCTCAATCCCGATACGGAGATCGAGCCGAGTGCCGTGGTGGCCCTGCGCCAGGCGATGCTGGACGAGCCGCAGGCCGGAGCAGTTGGCAGCCAGTTGCTGGAGCCCGACGGCAGCCCGAGCGGTAGCGCTTTCCGCTTCCCGAGCCTGCGCGGCGAATTCGCCCGGGGCGCGCGGACCGGGGCAATCGAGCGCGTGCTGGGATTGCCGCCGGTGGCAATGCCGGTGACGGCCGAGCGAACCTACGTCGACTGGGTGACCGGGGCCAGCGTGATGCTGCGCGCCGAGGCGCTGCGTCAGATTGGGCTCTTTGACGACGGTTTCTTCCTCTATCACGAGGAGCTTGAGATGATGCGGCGGATGGCGGAAGCGGGCTGGAAGATCGTGCACGAGCCCCGCAGCCGGGTGCGCCATGTCGGCGGGGCAGCGACCGGAGTCTACGACGGCGTCACCCGGCACCAACCGCTGCCGCGCAAGCCGGCATATTGGTATGAGTCGCGGCGGCTGTATTTCCTGCGAAGCCACGGCGCGGTTCGCGCCGCGGTAGCTACCGCCGCATGGGCTATCGGTCACGCGCTATGGCGGGCGCGGCGATCAATCGGTCTGGCGCGCGACGCACAGCCGGTGAAGCACGAGATCGGCGACCAGCTCCGGTTGGGCTTGCCGCGCCGGGCGGATCGAAGCGGTGGCCCCGTCCCTTGGGACGCGCCGGTGGACCTGCCTCCGGCTTGGATGGGCGCGCGCCGTGACGGCTGAAACGCGCATCGGAGCGGTTGTCATCGGCCGCAACGAGGGCGAACGGCTCGAGACCTGCCTGCGATCGGTAATCCATGGCGCCGACCTGGTCGTCTACGTCGACTCCGGATCCAGCGACGGCAGTGTCGAGTTGGCACGTGGATTGGGAGTGGACGTAGTCGAACTCGACACCGCCGGCCCCTTCACGGCTGCCCGCGGCAGGAATGCCGGCTTCAAACGGATTATCGATTTGGCTCCGGCAACCCGCCATGTACAATTCATCGATGGGGATTGCGAACTTCGCGAGGGCTGGATGGCCGCCGCCAGCGCGTTTCTTGCCGAGCAACCGGATGTCGCAGTCGCGTGTGGGCGCCTCCGCGAACGCTATCCCGAAGCGTCCCCCTACAACCGGCTGTGCGACATGGAATGGGATACGCCGGTCGGGGAAATCGAGGCGTGCGGCGGTATCGCCATGATGCGCGCCGATGCTTTTGCAACGAGCACGGGCTTCGCCGAGGATTTGATCGCCGGCGAAGAGCCCGACCTCTGCTTTCGGCTGCGTCAGGCCGGCTGGCGGATCATCCGCCTCGACACCGAGATGGCGCTCCACGACGCCGCCATGCATCGCATTGGTCAATGGTGGCAGCGCGCGCGCCGGAGCGGTTATGCGGACCTGGAAGCTTATCGTCGGCGCGGCTCGCAGGTGCCCCGGCTGAGGCGCAAAGTGTGGAGCAATCTGCTTTGGGCGCTGCCCCCGGCATGGCTGCTGTGGCCGCTGCTGTGGATACGGGTGTCGCGCAAACGCGGAGCGCTGTATGCGACGCATATTGTCGTGGGCAAGTTGCCAAACTTTCTCGGGCAGGCCAGCTTCCTGATGCATCGCCTGCGCGGGAGTCGACCTGCACTGATCGAGCATAAAAAGGTGCACGCTTCGGTACGCAGCAAGAGTGATGGACGCTAGGATTGGGCAGGGTCGAATTCCCTAATCGCTCGAAGAATCAGAGTGGATAAAATCGCGTTGGTCGGGACGAAGTCTCACATGGTTGAAGGTCGCAGCGATCAGGTCAACGGGACGCACGACCGTGCGCTTCGGCAACAATTCGACCGGAATTACGACCGGTTGATTTTGGACGCCGGAATTTTTGAAGCCGGCGATTATTACGAGCGCGCGCGCGAACGTTATTGGCAAACCCTCCGCTATTTCGACGCTCTCGATATTGCGCACCCGGCGACGATCCTTCAGGTTGGTGGCGGGCAACTCGCCATCCTGGCAAACAGGATATTCAAGGACGAGGCGACGGTTGGCGACGTTTCAAGCGACTATAGCGAGTCGGTGACGCGGGCCGGGCTGCCGTTCGTGCTGTGTAACCTGCTGAAAGACGACCCGGCCGACTTCCGGCAGCGCTTCGATGTCATCGCGCTGCTTGAGGTGATCGAGCATATGCCGCAACCGGGCTATGTGGTGCTGTCCAAAATCGCCATTTGGCTCAAACTGGGGGGATTGATCCTGATCACCACGCCCAACCTCTTCAGGCTGCGCAACCTTGCCCGGATGGTGGCCGGGCGAGACGTGTTCGACCGTTTTCTTTCTCCCGATCCGGGGCAGGAGCTGGGGCATCAGCTGGAATATTCGGCCGACCATCTGCGCTGGCAGATCGAGCGGGCCGGGCTGGAAGTGGTGACCCTGGCCCACGATCAGCTCGGCCAGTCCGGGCACTTCCCATTCGCGCGAATGGCGCGCCGGTTGACGGCACCGCTGCGGCTGCGGGACAAATGGAAGGAGGAGTTGGTGGCGGTGGCTAGGAAATCGAGACCCCAAGTGGGGCGTCTCGTTTAGCAATGGTAAGCTGATGCGCCTAACATTCATTCAATATGCTGGCGATTATCGCGAAGCTTATGCTCGGCTGACAGCAGGAGGGAAAGAGACTTATCAAGCCCAGCGCTATTCAGTTGATTTTGTGGGGTCACTTTCGCGATCTGCTGAAATCTCTGTGATTTGCGCTATGTCTGATGGTGAGTATGATGAGATACAGGGAAACGGCGTCCGAGCGATTGGTCTTGCAATGTCTTCGCGTCTTGAAGCGCGAGACTTGCTTGACGCTGTCGCCCGCACCCGTCCGGATCGCCTTATTCT of Sphingomonas mesophila contains these proteins:
- a CDS encoding methyltransferase domain-containing protein, coding for MVEGRSDQVNGTHDRALRQQFDRNYDRLILDAGIFEAGDYYERARERYWQTLRYFDALDIAHPATILQVGGGQLAILANRIFKDEATVGDVSSDYSESVTRAGLPFVLCNLLKDDPADFRQRFDVIALLEVIEHMPQPGYVVLSKIAIWLKLGGLILITTPNLFRLRNLARMVAGRDVFDRFLSPDPGQELGHQLEYSADHLRWQIERAGLEVVTLAHDQLGQSGHFPFARMARRLTAPLRLRDKWKEELVAVARKSRPQVGRLV
- a CDS encoding glycosyltransferase family 2 protein; amino-acid sequence: MPVKAEPLLTAAQARVAVVMVNYRTPELAIQSIRALAGERRALADLEVIIVDGGSGDDSAEKLAAFAVEAGFSQWVKVLALPINGGFGWANNQAMLRLLARPDPPEFIHLLNPDTEIEPSAVVALRQAMLDEPQAGAVGSQLLEPDGSPSGSAFRFPSLRGEFARGARTGAIERVLGLPPVAMPVTAERTYVDWVTGASVMLRAEALRQIGLFDDGFFLYHEELEMMRRMAEAGWKIVHEPRSRVRHVGGAATGVYDGVTRHQPLPRKPAYWYESRRLYFLRSHGAVRAAVATAAWAIGHALWRARRSIGLARDAQPVKHEIGDQLRLGLPRRADRSGGPVPWDAPVDLPPAWMGARRDG
- a CDS encoding WecB/TagA/CpsF family glycosyltransferase, giving the protein MTKASEVRQVSEPVRANRPLFGVEISVVAERELVAELLAPIPRGSGARLVATMNLDHVVNLRINPAFRDAYRSAWRVTIDGAPVFAYARLAGVRVPERVPGADLFATLVPMFRPGVHRLFFVVSSPDVVAAMTELLCRQGFARDELAFDIPPFGFQNDAAASASLAARIKAFNATYLVLAVGAPKSEIWTCRHAADIGDVNVLCIGAAVEFVTGLKRRAPRWMRRAGLEWLWRVGSEPKRLFKRYFVDSFGFARAIAADRRSRGQSVT
- a CDS encoding glycosyltransferase family 2 protein — protein: MTAETRIGAVVIGRNEGERLETCLRSVIHGADLVVYVDSGSSDGSVELARGLGVDVVELDTAGPFTAARGRNAGFKRIIDLAPATRHVQFIDGDCELREGWMAAASAFLAEQPDVAVACGRLRERYPEASPYNRLCDMEWDTPVGEIEACGGIAMMRADAFATSTGFAEDLIAGEEPDLCFRLRQAGWRIIRLDTEMALHDAAMHRIGQWWQRARRSGYADLEAYRRRGSQVPRLRRKVWSNLLWALPPAWLLWPLLWIRVSRKRGALYATHIVVGKLPNFLGQASFLMHRLRGSRPALIEHKKVHASVRSKSDGR